The nucleotide window CGACGCAATCGTGGTTAATCCAGGTGAAAAAGTTTCACTTCACATCACACGCGATCTCTATGTCGATTACAACACCGGCAGTCGCAAACTCGTTTACACACAGGGGAATAAAAATGGCTCAAGAAAAATGGATTAATGCATTCATTATCGTTGTCGTTTTCGCACTGAGTGGGTGTGCATCGCACATCGATAAAGTGGTTCCTACGAATACGCCTACCATGAAGCAAATTTACGACAGCAAGACTGGTAACGGAAACCCAGAGGTATTGCGCCGACGGGAGATGGAAATTCGTGCGCGACCCATCTCAAGTGAAGAGGATTACATTTCCGATTTGCCGCCGCGTGCTGCACAAATACAACACTTGTTTCCAGCTCTTCCAAATCCGGAGTTGTATATGTACGTGAGGCCGCACGTTATTGGAAATTCTGGAGCTGCAGTGCCTGCCTACATGACTAGATTTACCATGTATGACCGCACTCATTACGCAATGCCTAATGAGGTAATTTCACGGCCTAAGCATCCGGAAGTGAAATGCTTTCCCGATCATCCTAAGGATGGAGTTTGCAAGCGTATCGAAGAAGTCGATGAGCGAGCGATTGAAAATTCCGCCTCAAAATCAAAAGGGAAGCGCACATGAATTTCGATATAAACCCAGTAGCGCTTATCAAAGACTTGTTAAAGGGATCCACGTTGAATGGTGGCCCCCAGATTACTGACGAAGACTTGAAACCAGCCTACAAGAATAACAGGTCGATCACTGGCCTGTTACCGTGGATGGATATTGTTGAAGAGGACAAAATTCTCTTGTCAGATGCAAGAACCGTCGCTGCTGTTTATGACATCACACCCATTGCTACGGAAGCTCGCTCTGATGAGCATCTGCAAAATATCCGAGATAGCATCAATGCATTTGTGGGCGGTACTTTCGAAGAACACGCAATGGCCCCCTGGGTGGTCTCTACATATTGTTGGTGCGATAACGACGAATTCCGCGGGCTCACTGATAGGCTATTAACCCACTCCATTCGCATGCATGCGATGCGCGATGCCAAGCTAACTCCTTACAGCGAACATTTCATCAACAATGTTTTTGGCCCTCATGTACGGGATATGTCGGCTCCCTATGGTCTATTCAAAGATCCACTGAATGGACGTCAGTGGGGAGGCTCAAAGCGTAAGGTCTACCTGGTGTTTTATCGCAGACAATTAACCGGAATCCAGCGCAGGAAGGGGATGACCGCGATCCGTGAGCTTGAGAATCAATGCAAACGCGTATCACAAATGCTTAAGGCGGCTGGAATCGATTCTAAACGCCTCCAGGGTGAAGCCATACGCAACTGGCTATTCCGTTGGGGTAATCCCTCTCCTAAAGTTACGAATGGTGACAAGGATGCGTGGCTAGCTATGAATCCGTATTGCACGGACGAAATGAAGACTGCTGAATTTGATTTATCTGCTGATGTGATGAGTCGCGATATCCGTGGAGATAAGAAAACGAAGTGTTGGTATTTCGACGGTATGCCGCACACCGTGCTTTCCGTTGAGCGAATGACCCGTGTTCCAGAGGTTGGGCAGACATCTGCTGAACGCTATGAAAGTAAGGAGGAGCGGTCGGGCCCGAACGCAAGAACGTCATGCTTCATTGACGAGCTACCGAAGGGTTCAATGTTAATCGTTACTTATGTGGCGCAACCGCAAAATGCTATTCGAAAGCACTTAGAAAAACTGGAAAAGAATTCGCGCGGTGATACTCCGGAAGCCGAAGCTACCCGAATTGAGGTTAAAGCGGCTCGTGCGCAAATCGCTCGCGGGAATAAGCTTTATCCCTACAGTATGGCAATAGCGCTACGCGCTGACGATGATGACGATATGGAAGATGCCATCCTCGAAGCTGATACGCTTTTGATGAAAAAAAATTTTCAAATTATTGATCCAGAGTACGATCAATTTCGCCTTGATCGTTACATCCGATTCCTTCCTTGTGCCTACGATACAACACTTGATCAGGTAAACATTCGACAGCGCATTATCTATACCAACCACTTAGCAAATATCCTCCCTTTCTATGGGAGAGGGATTGGCACCGGCAATCCTTGTATTGTTGCCTACAACCGTGGAGGTGAGGACTTCAGCTGCGATCCGTTACTACAGGGTGACCGCGCAAAGAACGCCCATCTATTTTTGTTCGGCCCAACAGGAGCAGGAAAATCTGCAAGTCTCGTTTATCTGCAAATGCTAATCACTGCCGTATACAACCCTCGGTGGGTTGTCGTCGAAGCGGGTAACTCGTTTGGCTTGTTATCCAATTACTTTAAGAAACATGGTAAATCGGTAGTCGATATCGTTTTACGCCCAGGGCAGGCGCCATCCATCGCGCCCTTCAAACCTGCAATGGATCTCATTGACCCCAGCGGCAACGTTATCCAGCTCACCAGTATCGTTGAAGATGTTCTTGTCGGTGATGCCGAACTTGACGAGGCTGACAAGGGTGACAGTGAGGATGAAGTTGTATCGCGAGACATTTTAGGTGAAATGCTGATCATTGCTCGTCTGATGGTTACCGGAGGCGAGCATAAAGAAGAGCAACGCATGAACCGCTCTGACCTCGGCCTGCTGAAAAAAGCACTACTCGATGCAGCTATACAATCCCGCCTTTCAGGAAGTAACGACTGCCTGCCATCGCAAGTTATTGCTTGTTTGCGTGAACAAATTAAAGAGCGTCCTCAGCTCGCTCAGCGTATTACTGAAATGGCTGATGCAATGGAATTGTTTTGTGATGGCTTTGCTGGGGAACTCTTCAATCGCCCCGGAGAAGAGATGCCCGATGCGGATTACATTCGCATTGAAATGGGCGCGCTCGCTTCGGGTAATGATACCAACGATAAATTGTCGGTTGCATACATTTCCATCATCAACCAGGTAATTGCGCGTGCACAACGCACGCAGCGCGATGGCCGCCCCACGATTAATCTCACTGATGAAGCTCACGTGCTGACGACTAACCCGTTGTTAGCGAAATACCTAGTTGTTGTTTCCAAGCTCTTGGGGCGCCGTATGGGGCTTTGGTTGTGGCAAGCAACGCAGAACATGAAGGACTACCCGGATGAGTCCGAGAAGATGCTGGCCATGTTTGAGTGGTGGATGTGTTTGTTCATTGACCAGGGCGAGCTCGCCAATATTGAGCGTTTCAAGAAGCTTTCTCCGGATCAACGCTCAATGTTGCTGAGTACCCGTAAAGCATCGGGCAAGTATACGGAAGGGGTCATCATGAGTGACAACGTACAAGGTTTATTCCGGATAGTTCCACCAGGCTTATGCTTAGCCCTGGGACAAACTGAGAAGGAAGAAAAACGCGAGCGAATGAAGTTGATGCGTTTGCATAACATCGACGAAACAGCAGCAGCGGAAATGATCGGTGAGCAAATTGCCGAGCGTCGCCGAATGCAAGCGATGGCAGCATAGGAGACATTTATGGTCACGTTAGCTTTTGTTGAACATGAAACTGGCTGGATTCCTTGTCGCGTCGCAGAAGTAAAGCGCGGTGACACGTTCTACCTGGTATCCGAGGGTAAGCAAGGGCCGCTGATGGTGGCCACCTCTGATGCAAAGCGAGTTAACGCTCGCGACGAAGAATCGTGGACTGTTGATTCAAAACCGATGGAGTGAACGAAATGAAAAAGATAATCGGACTTTTTTTCCTCATTTGCTTACAGGCAAATGCTCAAACAAAAATTGAAATTTTTGCGGATGGCCCTGTAGCGCTTGCGCGTGTAGCGGACACCAACGTCACTGTATTTGATTTGTCACTTCCTGCTCGACTTGATGAGAGCGCACCTGATTTTCCAGCCGATCCTACTCTGGCAGAAATCCAGGCAAAGGCTTGGCTTGCTTCTCCTGCGGGTAAACAGCACATCGCAAATTTGAAGGACGCATATCGTGGCCAGCAACAATTAATGGCATACGATATTCGAAAGGTACCCGCAATAGTTTTTGAATCCGGCAGATACGTCATTTACGGCACTCTAGATTTAGCAGTAGCCGTACGAGACTATGACAACTATCGGCGCGCGCATCCTGAGTTAAAACAAGGAGGACGTGATGAAGCCGCTCACTAAAAAAATGCTGATGGCAGTTTCTCTAGTCAGTGCTTTAAAAGTTTCTTCTTCATTTGCCACAGGGCAAATAGACGCGTTTGACGTAGTAGACAGGACTATGAATTGTGGAAACGGTGGCACCGATTGCATGGATTGGCAACTTAGGGGCGTCTGCTTTTGGCTTAAATGCGCATTTATCAAGTGTTCCGTAAAGCAATCGCCCAAAGTCTCTCACTACATTCCCGATCTGTTGGTGGCGACATATACAACTGAGCCGCCCATCGATATGAGTACTGGCGTCAACCCAACAAACAACGGAAACCTAACACTGGATGAAAAGGGTAATGGTGCGTTAGAGACTTATCTTGATTACAAGCATGCAGAGGTCATGGGAAATCCTACTGCGGCGATTTTTAATGGTATGGCGCAGTCGGATTATTTTTGCCAGTCGGTTGTTCAAGTTCCATACATGCCATACTTTTTAAGCGGTCTCGATATGTTTTGGAATAGCCCCAGTGTCGAACACTACTATCCGCAAGCAATCCTTGGATACCCAAAAATAAAGACGAATTTTCCACTTGGTTATTGGGCGCAAATCTACCCGCTCTGTGGGTGGGGATCTCATCCTTATGACGCGATCAACGCGGCCGTCGATGCTCATCGAGCAGCTGTCATCGTAACGAGTCCTGCAGCAGCGCATGTTTATATGCCGGTAGGCAAGAACTGTGGCAACAAGTGTTGGCCTCCTGGGCAAGTTCAGGAGGGGCAGTTGAGCACGCATAAGTTTCAAATGGTTTACCCGAAACCTGCGACAACCGGAAGGGTTATGGGAGGCTCTGCATCTTGGGCAAACGGTAAAAACGAAAAACTTAATGAACAGTACGCTTGGTCTCTGTGGCGCCCCTATACCTGCTGCCACAAAAAAGGCCAGGTGTTTCTATTTTCAATTGATTGGTGATCATCATGCGTCGAATTTTAAAATTATCGATATTTATTTTGGCGCTTTTGTCGCCAATCCTTAGCG belongs to Cellvibrio zantedeschiae and includes:
- a CDS encoding DUF1525 domain-containing protein, with the protein product MKKIIGLFFLICLQANAQTKIEIFADGPVALARVADTNVTVFDLSLPARLDESAPDFPADPTLAEIQAKAWLASPAGKQHIANLKDAYRGQQQLMAYDIRKVPAIVFESGRYVIYGTLDLAVAVRDYDNYRRAHPELKQGGRDEAAH
- a CDS encoding conjugative transfer ATPase; this translates as MNFDINPVALIKDLLKGSTLNGGPQITDEDLKPAYKNNRSITGLLPWMDIVEEDKILLSDARTVAAVYDITPIATEARSDEHLQNIRDSINAFVGGTFEEHAMAPWVVSTYCWCDNDEFRGLTDRLLTHSIRMHAMRDAKLTPYSEHFINNVFGPHVRDMSAPYGLFKDPLNGRQWGGSKRKVYLVFYRRQLTGIQRRKGMTAIRELENQCKRVSQMLKAAGIDSKRLQGEAIRNWLFRWGNPSPKVTNGDKDAWLAMNPYCTDEMKTAEFDLSADVMSRDIRGDKKTKCWYFDGMPHTVLSVERMTRVPEVGQTSAERYESKEERSGPNARTSCFIDELPKGSMLIVTYVAQPQNAIRKHLEKLEKNSRGDTPEAEATRIEVKAARAQIARGNKLYPYSMAIALRADDDDDMEDAILEADTLLMKKNFQIIDPEYDQFRLDRYIRFLPCAYDTTLDQVNIRQRIIYTNHLANILPFYGRGIGTGNPCIVAYNRGGEDFSCDPLLQGDRAKNAHLFLFGPTGAGKSASLVYLQMLITAVYNPRWVVVEAGNSFGLLSNYFKKHGKSVVDIVLRPGQAPSIAPFKPAMDLIDPSGNVIQLTSIVEDVLVGDAELDEADKGDSEDEVVSRDILGEMLIIARLMVTGGEHKEEQRMNRSDLGLLKKALLDAAIQSRLSGSNDCLPSQVIACLREQIKERPQLAQRITEMADAMELFCDGFAGELFNRPGEEMPDADYIRIEMGALASGNDTNDKLSVAYISIINQVIARAQRTQRDGRPTINLTDEAHVLTTNPLLAKYLVVVSKLLGRRMGLWLWQATQNMKDYPDESEKMLAMFEWWMCLFIDQGELANIERFKKLSPDQRSMLLSTRKASGKYTEGVIMSDNVQGLFRIVPPGLCLALGQTEKEEKRERMKLMRLHNIDETAAAEMIGEQIAERRRMQAMAA
- a CDS encoding TIGR03756 family integrating conjugative element protein yields the protein MKPLTKKMLMAVSLVSALKVSSSFATGQIDAFDVVDRTMNCGNGGTDCMDWQLRGVCFWLKCAFIKCSVKQSPKVSHYIPDLLVATYTTEPPIDMSTGVNPTNNGNLTLDEKGNGALETYLDYKHAEVMGNPTAAIFNGMAQSDYFCQSVVQVPYMPYFLSGLDMFWNSPSVEHYYPQAILGYPKIKTNFPLGYWAQIYPLCGWGSHPYDAINAAVDAHRAAVIVTSPAAAHVYMPVGKNCGNKCWPPGQVQEGQLSTHKFQMVYPKPATTGRVMGGSASWANGKNEKLNEQYAWSLWRPYTCCHKKGQVFLFSIDW
- a CDS encoding TIGR03751 family conjugal transfer lipoprotein, translated to MAQEKWINAFIIVVVFALSGCASHIDKVVPTNTPTMKQIYDSKTGNGNPEVLRRREMEIRARPISSEEDYISDLPPRAAQIQHLFPALPNPELYMYVRPHVIGNSGAAVPAYMTRFTMYDRTHYAMPNEVISRPKHPEVKCFPDHPKDGVCKRIEEVDERAIENSASKSKGKRT